The nucleotide sequence AGCCCGCGGTGTGGTGGCAAGCTCTGCCGGGAATCATGCTCAAGGGGTGGCGCTTTCAGCAAAACTGGCCGGGGTGAAATCCACCATCGTGATGCCGGAAACAGCCTCTATCAGCAAAGCCTCCGCGACCCGTGATTACGGCGCGAACGTGGTGCTGAAAGGCGAGATTTACGACGAGGCTTTCGAACACGCCCAGAAACTTGAAAAAGAACACGGCTATACATTCGTGCATCCTTATCAGGATCCACACGTCATTGCAGGTCAGGGGACCATCGGCATCGAGATCCTGGAAAAGGTTCCGGATTTGGACACGGTGATTGTGCCCATCGGTGGTGGTGGTCTGATCAGTGGTGTCGCGTTGGCGGTGAAAGCCATCAATCCAAAGATCCGCGTGATCGGGGTGCAAAGTGACCGTTCTCCGGGGATGGCGCATCTTTATAACAAGCAGCCTTTGTCCCAGATCAAACGTGCCGCTACTATTGCTGACGGTATTGCGATCAAAAATCCGTCTCAGGTGATGCTGGACAGTTTCATTTCCAAGTATGTCGATCAAGTGGTGACCGTCAGTGATGACGAGATCGCTGAAGCCGTGGTGTTCCTGATGGAAAGAGCCAAAACCGTGGCCGAAGGTTCTGGTGCCGCGGCGATGGCCGCGGCCATGTCCCGCGGACTGGATCTGGGTAAAAAGACGTGTGTGATTATCAGCGGTGGCAATATTGATTTGAATATCGTTTCCAAGATTATCGACCGTGGTCAGATTCTGCGCGGACGTCTGTGTGAGTTGTCCGTGATCGTGGATGACCTGCCGGGGAACTTGAGTCGTTTGACTCAGGCGATTGCTTCACAAAAAGCCAATATCCTGGAAGTGCGTCACGACCGAGTGTCGAAGGGGCTTTCACTGCGTGAAACCCGCATCGACTTCGTTCTAGAGACTACGAGCATTGAACATGTTGAACGGATTAAGCGGGCTCTTGAGGAAACTGGAGCCAAGGTTGTCCAAAGCACCTAAAGAAATGCCGGAGGACTGTTCCCAGTCCTTCAGGTTGTATTTTTGAAGAATCCGCTGCAGCTCTCCGCTGCGGCGAAGTTCCTCCACCCCACGAGTCAGAATTTCTGCGTATTCCTGAGACTTCGGATTGTTTGGCGAAAAAGAGATGTAAAGCGCCGGATCGTGATTTTCAACCCAGCCACCCACTTTCATATTTTCCATCGTGATCTTTGCTGACACGGACGTGTACTGCAGCACCACCGGATTTTCGATAAACCCATCCAGGCGTCCGGCCTGCATCATGCGAATAACCTGCTCCAGCGGGCGGTCCCCGGAAAACGGAATGAACGAACGATGGCGGGAACGGATCAGATTGTCGACGCTGTCACCATAGGTGTAGCCATTGATCACGCCGATCTTCATGCCCTGCAAAGACGGGCGGCCCTTGTAAGTCCATGTTGAATTTTTAGGAACGAAGTAGGCATTTTTCATGATGCCCAGGGATTTCTTGGGATAGATAAAGTCCGGCGCATCCACCACACTGCAACCCATCAGGCCCTGCACGCGGTTGCTGCGGGTGTCTTTGATGGCGCGCACCCAGTTGGAAAGTTTCACCTGCACTTTGTGGCCGTGTTTTTCAAAGACCGTGCGGGCGATTTCGACCATATAACCGGGAGTTTCAGAATCAGGATTGCATACGTAAGGGCACCAGAAGTCAGAACGGAAGGAAATCACGTCAGCACGGGCGCGCGCGGACGCGAAGACAGTTACTGACAGAATCAATGCGACAAGTGCTTGTTGAATTCTCAGGTTCATAAGGCCCCTCTCCTTACTTACTCTTATGCAATACTGTGCGGCTTCACAAGTTGCACGGAGAAAAGAAGGACCTTTCTGATATGTAACCTTTACTGTTTGAATTCGATTTTACGTTCGAAGTGGCAGGTGTATCCGCCAGGATTCTTTTGTAAATAATCCTGATGATATTCTTCGGCAGACCAAAAATCGGCAGCTTTGACGATTTGGGTGACCACGGGGCTTTTCCAAGCTCCTGATTTGTCCACGCGAGCTCTTACAATTTCTGCCTCATCTTTTTGTTTGTCAGAGGTATAGAAAATGGCACTGCGGTACTGGGTCCCGATGTCATTGCCTTGACGGTTGGTCGTCGTCGGATCGTGAATCTTATAGAAATAAAGCAGCAGATCCTGATAGGTGATCTTTTCAGGATTGAAGGTGATCTTCACAGTTTCGGCGTGATTGGTGGTGCCGGTTTTTACAAGATTGTAGTTGGCGTTTTTGGTGTCGCCGCCCATGTAACCGACTTCAGTTTGAGTGACACCGGGAAGTTTGCGCAGCAAATCTTCCATGCCCCAAAAACAGCCGCCGGCCAGATAAGCCACTTCAGACGTGCTCACGGTGGTTCCTTTCTTGGCAGACTTGGTCGCTTTGGCCTCAGAGTTGAGGCCCACTAATAATCCCAATGCTGCGAAAAACATAAAAAGGTGTTTCATGCCTGATATGTTAACACCGACAAAGGACTCTCGCTAGAGTCCTTTGTTATTCCGCACGACCGTAGCCGCCACCTGAACCAGAACACAGGGTCAGGACGTCTTTGACAGCAAACTTTTGCTGTCCCAGAACGGGAAGAGTCTTTGCAACTTCACCTTGTTCCAGGGTGACTTCGGCTGGATCGCCATGGCTGCAGGTTTTCAGCAGACGGGGACGGTGCAAAGTCAGGTCGGTCATCCAGGTGGCGGAAAGATCCCCGCACACCTCGATCTTCATGACAACACCACGGCCACCGCTGAATTTGCCTTTGCCACCGTTAGAGTGACGCTGATCCACGCGCAGAACCTTGATCGGGAAATCACGTTCAAGTTGTTCCAAAGAAAGTGTGTCCATCTGAGCACTGACGCCATCACGGGACGCTTTCGCGCCTTCACCGCCGGGCAAAGTCAAAAGCGCATGTTTGCTGCCAGCTTGCAGATCAAACTGCAAGGCACAGTGACTGCCCACAGAGGATTCCTGTTTGTGGTGAATCTGCGCCAGCGCCAGTTCAATAGCTGTTTGCAAAGCCGCGACCCCACAGGTCATGCCTTTGAAGGTTGGAGCCGGATATTTACCCACCAGCCAGCAGCCGGAAGGTTTGGTGATTTGCAAAATAGAGAACGATCCCGAGTTAGCCAGATCCGTGAAGCCGTAATGACGGCTCAAAGCATGGAAGCAGGCGCCATAGGTTGCAGATTCAGTCATGGAAACTGTTTTTGCCGCCGTCGTGCCGCTGAAATCCAAAGAGATTTTACCATCCTGGATTTCCATATTCAGACGCAGCAGTTCGCCGCTGTCCAAAACCACATCGACGCGCGCTTCGCCCGAAGCGCTTTCAGAAATCTTTTTCGTCGCGGCTTTTTTAGAAATGCGCAGGTAATCTTCGATCAGTTCGCCGGTCACCGTGAAACCAGTCAGCTCGATGGCGTCGACCAGTTTTTTTGCTCCTGCAGTCAGGTCCGCCACTTGGGCTTTCAGCCAAGGCACAAAATCAGCAGGGCAGGCCGGGTGTGCCTGCATGGCAGCCAGAATCATTTCATTCAGCTGGTTTTTCTGACGAAGTGGTGTCGGCGGAATGCGCAGGCCTTCTTCTTCGATGGATTTAACGATTTTTACCTGCGTGTCCAAAGGACGGCGCGAAACCCACAAAAGGTCTTCTGAAACCGCCATCACAAAAGTCATTTCGGACAACAGGCTGCCGCCACTGTAAGGGTCATTCAAAAGGGCGATGTCGCCTTCCTGCAGTTTTAGATATTTCGCGGCAGTGGTGGCCGCCGTTGTCAGCGTGCCATAGGTCACCGGCTGCTGACCGCGCACACCCAGGACGTCTCCATCCAAAGTCATCAGTGCGGATTCACCCACCAGAAATTGATTCAGCAAGGAATGCAAAAGTTCGATTTGATAGTTCATTTGGACTCCTTCAGGGCTTTCATGCCCCACAGGGCCGTGGCGGCGGATTCGCAGAATTCATCAGCGGCAACCGTGGTGTGCGGATCTTTTTTGAAGATATTGGCAAACAGCGCTGCCAAAGGACCCGTTACCAATAATTTTTGCTGATCACGCTGCAGGAAAGATTCCACCGCAAGTCTTTGCACAGACAGGCTTTGCAGTTCTTTGGTCAGATGATTGAAGTCGTTGTCTTTGAAGGTGCTGATTTTGGAAAGGGTCAAAAGCGCTGTTTTAAAGCGCTGAATCCCTTGAGCAGAAACGCGGTCCTCAAGACCTTCCAGTTTGGAAAGTTTTGGATTTTCAGACCACAGATCCAAAAGACTCATTTTTTGCCCACGACCCAGGAACATCGGTCCTGGCTCCCAGCCTTCTTCCTGAGTCAGGAAGTCAAAGCGTTCAAAGGTGTTCAAGCCGATTCCCAGCGTGGGCTGGACGCCCAGATTTTTTACTTTCAAGTGGCGCACTTCCACCGGACCCCAGCAGCTGTTCCACTGTTCCGCCCAGCGGGTGGGGGAAATCAAAGTGAAATACTCAAGGCCCAGATACAAAACATCTTTGCCCGAAGCTTTGTTCCAAAGCCCCAGAGCCGTGGACGCGGCAAACTGACTGCTGATTTCTTTTCCGGTTTCATCCTGGAAAAGTTCACCGCTGGCATCAAGGAAGTGAATGTCATTTTTATCAAGCGCGGCCTCAAGGCCCGCATAGACGTCTTTTTTCAGGTCAGCGAAAACACCGGAAAGGGTGGCGTTCAAAGCATTCTGAGTCCAGCGCGTGACTTCGTGAGGATTGTCGGTGCTTGCCGGAGCAAACACTTCAATGCCTTTTTCGCTGAAGAATTTGGTCGCCGCATTCAAGTGCGCCGGATTGGTCGCAGAGTGCAGCAGGTTCAGGCAGACTTTCTTGCAGCTCATCAGCTCAAGTTTTGCGGCAATCGCTTCCAGTTCTTCGGTTTGCAGGGGGGTTTCAACGGTGCCATCGGCGCGCACGCGTTCACGCAGGGCAAATTGCAGATCCTTGCTGGTCAGCGCTGCGGGAGTTCCGCAAAGATCCAGCCAGTGCTCCAGGCCTTCTGTGCTGACGTGGGCCACAGCGCCGCTTAGTTTATAGTCCAAAAGTTTTTTGGGAACGCGCAGGCTGACAAAGGCCTTCTGGATTTTTCCATGGGGCGCGATGAACTGGATCAGTGAGGATTTAAGGCTTTCACGAGAGTGAAATACTCTTTTTTGCGCAAGGGGACTGGAGTCTGACAGGAGTGAGAATTCGGCGAAGGATTCACCGACGCTCACACCGAGCACGAGGCTGTTTTGCATTTTCGAACGCTCTCTATTGAATTTGCACTGGAATGTTGTTAAGTCTTAGTCGGACAGGTATAGCAAAGTATTCTCTCTAAGAAAAGGATTCTAAAGTGAAGATTTCTCCCGAAATTTTGAATCTGGTGCCCTACAAACCTGGAAAGCCGATTTCTGAGACCCAACGTGAGTACGGGCTCACAACGGTCTACAAACTCGCAAGTAACGAGAATCCTTTGGGTCCCAGCCCGAAAGCCATGGCGGCGGTGAAGCAGGCCTTGGATCATCAGCACCTGTATCCGGATCCATCCCACTATGAGCTTTTGCAGACTTTGTCGAAAGAATGGGGCTTCCCGACAAAACAACTTGCTATTGGTAATGGCAGCGACGAACTGATTGATCTGTTGTGCCGTATCTATTGTGAGCACCATGATGGCGTTTTGACATCTGCGGCAGCGTTTAATGCCTATGAAGTCAGCGCTCCGGCAAACCGTGCGGTGATCCACAAAGTTCCGATGGCGGAAGGCTATCGTTTTGATCTGCCTGCCGTTGCAGACTACTTCCTGAAACACCCGGAAAAAAACATCCGTTTGATTTTTGTCTCTAATCCCAACAATCCAACCGGCACTTACGCCACCAAAGCGGAAGTGGAGGCTTTCCTTCAGAAAGTCGGTAACCGTGACGATGTGATGATTATTTTTGACGAAGCTTATAACGAATTTGTGCGCGCCAAGGATTATGCATCCGCACAAGGTTATATGGGACAGTATAAAAACCTGATTGTTCTTCGCACTTTCTCCAAAATCTATGGGCTGGCGGGTTTCCGCCTGGGTGCGATGATCGCGCCGCCAGAGGTTGTGGAAGTCTTTAACCGTGTGCGCAAACCATTTAATGTCAACGATTTAGCGCAAGTGGCTGCAAATGCGGCTCTGCAAGATAAAGAATTTATTGAGCGATCGCAGCAGATTTGCTGGAAAGGGCTTGATTACTTCTACAAGAAGTTAGAAGAATTAGGCCTGCCGTACATTCCATCTCAGGGAAATTTTGTCATGTTTGACACTCTCCGCGACGCCGCCAAGGTGAACGAAGCCTTGTTACGTCGTGGGATCATCATGAGACCGCTGTTGAACTATGGGTTCAAGACGCATCTGCGTTTGAGTGTAGGGCGCGATCATGAAAATGAAGCTGCTATGTCAGCTTTGGCGGACGTTTTAAAAGAAATTGCACCGCTGTAGTTTTGGAGAATTATGGGAATGGTAATTACGATTGATGGCCCTGCGGCCTCCGGAAAATCTTCAGTAAGTCGTGAGTTGGCTCGTCGTTTGGGCTGGCAGTGGGTTTCTACGGGTGCATTCTATCGTGGTTTGGCATTTGCTGCTCTTCAACTGCAAATTGATCTGGATGACGTTTCCACTTTGGCCAATCTGACTCACGATCCGGTATGGAGCGTGAGAATGGATGACGAACGCACTCGTGTGTTCTTCAAAGACCAG is from Bdellovibrio bacteriovorus str. Tiberius and encodes:
- a CDS encoding hydantoinase B/oxoprolinase family protein, whose protein sequence is MNYQIELLHSLLNQFLVGESALMTLDGDVLGVRGQQPVTYGTLTTAATTAAKYLKLQEGDIALLNDPYSGGSLLSEMTFVMAVSEDLLWVSRRPLDTQVKIVKSIEEEGLRIPPTPLRQKNQLNEMILAAMQAHPACPADFVPWLKAQVADLTAGAKKLVDAIELTGFTVTGELIEDYLRISKKAATKKISESASGEARVDVVLDSGELLRLNMEIQDGKISLDFSGTTAAKTVSMTESATYGACFHALSRHYGFTDLANSGSFSILQITKPSGCWLVGKYPAPTFKGMTCGVAALQTAIELALAQIHHKQESSVGSHCALQFDLQAGSKHALLTLPGGEGAKASRDGVSAQMDTLSLEQLERDFPIKVLRVDQRHSNGGKGKFSGGRGVVMKIEVCGDLSATWMTDLTLHRPRLLKTCSHGDPAEVTLEQGEVAKTLPVLGQQKFAVKDVLTLCSGSGGGYGRAE
- the ilvA gene encoding threonine ammonia-lyase, whose amino-acid sequence is MKVSFADIQKARELLKDIICPTEMSHSISASNLLKSEVYLKFENTQRTGSFKFRGAYNKISNLTADEKARGVVASSAGNHAQGVALSAKLAGVKSTIVMPETASISKASATRDYGANVVLKGEIYDEAFEHAQKLEKEHGYTFVHPYQDPHVIAGQGTIGIEILEKVPDLDTVIVPIGGGGLISGVALAVKAINPKIRVIGVQSDRSPGMAHLYNKQPLSQIKRAATIADGIAIKNPSQVMLDSFISKYVDQVVTVSDDEIAEAVVFLMERAKTVAEGSGAAAMAAAMSRGLDLGKKTCVIISGGNIDLNIVSKIIDRGQILRGRLCELSVIVDDLPGNLSRLTQAIASQKANILEVRHDRVSKGLSLRETRIDFVLETTSIEHVERIKRALEETGAKVVQST
- a CDS encoding substrate-binding periplasmic protein, with translation MNLRIQQALVALILSVTVFASARARADVISFRSDFWCPYVCNPDSETPGYMVEIARTVFEKHGHKVQVKLSNWVRAIKDTRSNRVQGLMGCSVVDAPDFIYPKKSLGIMKNAYFVPKNSTWTYKGRPSLQGMKIGVINGYTYGDSVDNLIRSRHRSFIPFSGDRPLEQVIRMMQAGRLDGFIENPVVLQYTSVSAKITMENMKVGGWVENHDPALYISFSPNNPKSQEYAEILTRGVEELRRSGELQRILQKYNLKDWEQSSGISLGALDNLGSSFLKSPLNPFNMFNARSL
- the msrA gene encoding peptide-methionine (S)-S-oxide reductase MsrA translates to MKHLFMFFAALGLLVGLNSEAKATKSAKKGTTVSTSEVAYLAGGCFWGMEDLLRKLPGVTQTEVGYMGGDTKNANYNLVKTGTTNHAETVKITFNPEKITYQDLLLYFYKIHDPTTTNRQGNDIGTQYRSAIFYTSDKQKDEAEIVRARVDKSGAWKSPVVTQIVKAADFWSAEEYHQDYLQKNPGGYTCHFERKIEFKQ
- the hisC gene encoding histidinol-phosphate transaminase; amino-acid sequence: MKISPEILNLVPYKPGKPISETQREYGLTTVYKLASNENPLGPSPKAMAAVKQALDHQHLYPDPSHYELLQTLSKEWGFPTKQLAIGNGSDELIDLLCRIYCEHHDGVLTSAAAFNAYEVSAPANRAVIHKVPMAEGYRFDLPAVADYFLKHPEKNIRLIFVSNPNNPTGTYATKAEVEAFLQKVGNRDDVMIIFDEAYNEFVRAKDYASAQGYMGQYKNLIVLRTFSKIYGLAGFRLGAMIAPPEVVEVFNRVRKPFNVNDLAQVAANAALQDKEFIERSQQICWKGLDYFYKKLEELGLPYIPSQGNFVMFDTLRDAAKVNEALLRRGIIMRPLLNYGFKTHLRLSVGRDHENEAAMSALADVLKEIAPL
- a CDS encoding hydantoin utilization protein codes for the protein MQNSLVLGVSVGESFAEFSLLSDSSPLAQKRVFHSRESLKSSLIQFIAPHGKIQKAFVSLRVPKKLLDYKLSGAVAHVSTEGLEHWLDLCGTPAALTSKDLQFALRERVRADGTVETPLQTEELEAIAAKLELMSCKKVCLNLLHSATNPAHLNAATKFFSEKGIEVFAPASTDNPHEVTRWTQNALNATLSGVFADLKKDVYAGLEAALDKNDIHFLDASGELFQDETGKEISSQFAASTALGLWNKASGKDVLYLGLEYFTLISPTRWAEQWNSCWGPVEVRHLKVKNLGVQPTLGIGLNTFERFDFLTQEEGWEPGPMFLGRGQKMSLLDLWSENPKLSKLEGLEDRVSAQGIQRFKTALLTLSKISTFKDNDFNHLTKELQSLSVQRLAVESFLQRDQQKLLVTGPLAALFANIFKKDPHTTVAADEFCESAATALWGMKALKESK